One genomic window of Cystobacter fuscus DSM 2262 includes the following:
- the fabG gene encoding 3-oxoacyl-[acyl-carrier-protein] reductase — MSTFKDKVVLVTGGSRGIGRAISVGFAKQGARVVIGYAGNEAAAQEALGLVQAAGAQGEVIRFDVADTAACASTVEHIVKTHGRLDVLVNNAGIAVDGLVMRLKDEDWDRQLDTNLRGAFALIRAASRPMMKQKGGAIINLTSVVGEMGNGGQAAYSASKAGLIGLTKSVAKELASRNIRVNAVSPGFIATDMTAYLEGETREKMLGAIPLGRLGSAEEVAQAVLFLASDAATYITGEVLKVNGGMYM; from the coding sequence ATGAGCACGTTCAAGGACAAGGTGGTGCTGGTGACGGGAGGCTCGCGCGGCATCGGCCGGGCCATCTCGGTGGGCTTCGCGAAGCAGGGCGCCAGGGTGGTGATTGGCTACGCGGGCAACGAGGCCGCGGCGCAGGAGGCCCTGGGGCTCGTCCAGGCCGCGGGCGCCCAGGGGGAAGTCATCCGCTTCGACGTGGCGGACACCGCCGCGTGCGCGAGCACCGTGGAGCACATCGTCAAGACGCATGGCCGCCTGGACGTGCTCGTGAACAACGCGGGCATCGCGGTGGACGGCCTGGTGATGCGCTTGAAGGACGAGGACTGGGACCGGCAGCTCGACACCAACCTCCGGGGCGCCTTCGCCCTGATCCGCGCCGCCAGTCGGCCGATGATGAAGCAGAAGGGGGGAGCCATCATCAACCTCACCTCCGTGGTGGGGGAGATGGGCAACGGTGGACAGGCCGCCTACTCGGCGTCCAAAGCGGGCCTCATCGGGTTGACCAAGTCGGTGGCCAAGGAGCTGGCCAGCCGTAACATCCGGGTGAACGCGGTTTCCCCGGGCTTCATCGCCACGGACATGACGGCCTACCTCGAGGGTGAGACGCGCGAGAAGATGCTGGGCGCCATCCCCCTGGGCCGTTTGGGCTCCGCCGAAGAGGTCGCCCAGGCGGTACTTTTCCTCGCCAGCGACGCCGCCACCTACATCACCGGAGAAGTCCTCAAGGTGAACGGCGGCATGTACATGTAG
- the plsX gene encoding phosphate acyltransferase PlsX, with amino-acid sequence MRLVLDAMGGDHAPEAPVRGALLFAREHPEHEVVLVGAPARLGACLAREGGAPGNVHPYPATEVVEMEEDAFAAIRRKKDSSLRVGFELVRRGEAQALVSAGHSGAVMAGALLLLGRLPGVERPAIATLLPTLKGPGHCLLLDSGANVECRPVHLAQWAVLGGAYMRALLGIERPRVAVLSNGEEPSKGTALTREASALLRRSDLRFTGYVEGRSLFSGDVEVVVTDGFTGNVVLKTTEGAAAGVTGLLRSAIERGGLPLKLGALLLRPIFAGLKTRLDYAEVGGAPLLGIEGVGIVAHGRSSPRAIQQALVAALRNAEAGVRAELTRCIAQAASWLPVRQRGGTRGWKGSSREPGGLRR; translated from the coding sequence ATGAGGCTCGTCCTGGATGCGATGGGGGGTGACCATGCCCCCGAGGCCCCCGTGCGGGGCGCCCTCCTGTTCGCGCGTGAGCACCCGGAGCACGAGGTGGTGCTCGTGGGGGCCCCCGCGCGCCTGGGCGCCTGCCTGGCCCGGGAGGGAGGGGCGCCGGGCAACGTGCACCCCTACCCCGCGACCGAGGTGGTGGAGATGGAGGAGGACGCCTTCGCCGCCATCCGCCGCAAGAAGGACTCCTCCCTGCGGGTGGGGTTCGAGCTGGTGCGCCGGGGCGAGGCCCAGGCCTTGGTGTCGGCGGGGCACTCGGGCGCGGTGATGGCCGGGGCGCTGTTGCTGCTCGGACGCCTGCCCGGGGTGGAGCGCCCGGCGATCGCCACGCTGCTGCCCACGCTCAAGGGCCCGGGGCACTGCTTGTTGCTGGACTCCGGGGCCAACGTGGAGTGCCGCCCCGTCCACCTCGCGCAGTGGGCGGTGCTCGGTGGGGCCTACATGCGCGCCCTGCTGGGCATCGAGCGGCCCCGTGTGGCGGTGCTCTCCAATGGAGAGGAGCCCTCCAAGGGCACGGCGCTCACGCGCGAGGCCTCCGCGTTGCTCCGGCGCTCGGATCTGCGCTTCACCGGCTACGTCGAGGGGCGGAGTCTCTTCTCCGGGGACGTGGAGGTGGTGGTCACCGATGGCTTCACCGGCAACGTGGTCCTCAAGACGACCGAGGGAGCGGCCGCGGGGGTGACGGGCCTGTTGCGCTCGGCGATCGAGCGGGGAGGGCTGCCGCTCAAGCTGGGGGCCCTGTTGTTGCGGCCCATCTTCGCGGGACTCAAGACGCGATTGGACTACGCGGAAGTGGGCGGCGCCCCGCTGCTCGGCATCGAGGGGGTGGGCATCGTGGCCCATGGCCGCAGCTCGCCTCGTGCCATCCAACAGGCCCTGGTTGCCGCCCTGCGCAACGCCGAGGCGGGCGTGCGGGCCGAGTTGACGCGATGCATCGCCCAGGCGGCCTCCTGGCTCCCCGTGCGTCAGCGCGGGGGGACGAGGGGGTGGAAGGGGTCCTCCAGAGAGCCGGGGGGGTTGAGACGTTAA
- the rpmF gene encoding 50S ribosomal protein L32, with protein sequence MGVPKKRTSKMRRDRRRAANNNLRSAVQVIQCSNCKEPILPHRACSACGHYKGRETIPAQA encoded by the coding sequence GTGGGTGTTCCCAAGAAGCGTACTTCCAAGATGCGTCGTGACCGCCGCCGTGCGGCCAACAACAACCTGCGCAGCGCGGTGCAGGTGATTCAGTGCTCCAACTGCAAGGAGCCCATCCTTCCCCACCGCGCCTGCTCGGCGTGCGGCCACTACAAGGGCCGCGAGACGATTCCCGCCCAGGCCTGA
- a CDS encoding winged helix-turn-helix domain-containing protein: MARILIIEDEQDLAGLVEYNLRAAGFEAEAVGSGASGLARARAQLPDLLLLDLMLPDLAGSEVLRLFKSDGELRKVPVIIVSAKGQESDRIQGLELGADDYVVKPFSVRELLLRVKAVLRRADAEAGPEAQLSVGEIQLDTSRHQVRARGQDVALTALEFRLLRTLMERIDRVQTREVLLSDVWGIQAEIHTRTVDTHIKRLREKLGPAGDIIETVRGVGYKLTPP; this comes from the coding sequence ATGGCGCGCATCCTGATCATCGAGGACGAGCAGGATCTGGCCGGACTGGTGGAGTACAACCTCCGTGCCGCGGGATTCGAGGCGGAGGCGGTGGGCTCGGGCGCGAGTGGTCTGGCCCGGGCACGCGCCCAGCTGCCGGACCTGCTGCTGTTGGATTTGATGTTGCCGGACCTGGCGGGCAGCGAGGTATTGCGCCTGTTCAAGAGCGACGGCGAGCTGCGCAAGGTGCCCGTCATCATCGTGAGCGCCAAGGGCCAGGAGTCCGATCGCATCCAGGGCCTGGAGCTGGGCGCGGACGACTACGTGGTGAAGCCCTTCTCCGTGCGCGAGCTGCTGCTGCGGGTCAAGGCGGTGCTGCGGCGCGCGGACGCGGAGGCGGGACCGGAGGCCCAGCTGTCCGTGGGTGAAATCCAACTGGACACCTCGCGCCACCAGGTGCGCGCCCGGGGCCAGGACGTGGCGCTCACCGCGCTGGAGTTCCGCCTGCTGCGCACCCTCATGGAGCGCATCGATCGCGTGCAGACACGCGAGGTGTTGCTCTCCGATGTCTGGGGCATCCAGGCGGAGATCCACACCCGCACGGTGGACACCCACATCAAGCGCTTGCGCGAGAAGCTCGGCCCCGCGGGCGACATCATCGAGACGGTGCGCGGCGTGGGCTACAAGCTCACTCCCCCCTGA
- the acpP gene encoding acyl carrier protein: MSTSAIETKVKSIIADQLGVGEEEIKPESSFIEDLGADSLDIVELVMAMEEEFEVEIPDEEAENIKTVGDAINYVNTHKK; the protein is encoded by the coding sequence ATGTCGACTTCTGCTATCGAGACCAAGGTCAAGTCCATCATCGCCGACCAGCTGGGCGTGGGTGAGGAGGAGATCAAGCCCGAGTCCTCCTTCATCGAGGATCTGGGCGCTGACAGCCTCGACATCGTGGAACTGGTCATGGCGATGGAGGAGGAGTTCGAGGTCGAGATTCCCGACGAGGAGGCCGAGAACATCAAGACCGTCGGCGACGCCATCAACTACGTCAACACCCACAAGAAGTAG
- the fabF gene encoding beta-ketoacyl-ACP synthase II, which yields MSNRRVVITGTGIITALGTGTEKNWQAMLAGQSGIATITRFELGKMDTRFAGEVKDFQPEQFIDRREVRRMDLFAQYALAAADMAVKESGLPIGPDAPHGYQAEKVGVIVGSGIGGISSLEEQHRKGLEKGFDRLSPFFIIQMIINMAPGLISMRYGCKGPNWSPVSACATSAHAIGEAWKSIRLGECDAVIAGGAEAAITQLGMGGFSVMKALSNRNDDPTRASRPFDKERDGFVMGEGAGIIVLEELEHAKKRGANILAELVGYGANSDAHHVTQPAPEGEGAARCMRLALASAGMNPEDVGYINAHGTSTPFNDANETKAIKTVFGAHARKLPVSSTKSMTGHMLGAAGGAEAVVSVMTLSRGVLPPTINLTSPDPECDLDYVPNQAREQRVDSVMSNSFGFGGTNAVLVFKRFR from the coding sequence GTGTCAAACCGACGAGTCGTCATCACCGGGACCGGAATCATCACGGCACTGGGAACCGGCACCGAGAAGAACTGGCAGGCGATGCTCGCCGGTCAATCCGGTATCGCGACCATCACCCGTTTCGAACTGGGGAAGATGGATACCCGCTTCGCGGGTGAGGTGAAGGACTTCCAGCCCGAACAGTTCATCGACCGGCGCGAGGTGCGCCGCATGGATCTGTTCGCCCAGTACGCGCTCGCCGCGGCGGACATGGCCGTGAAGGAGAGCGGGCTGCCCATCGGGCCGGACGCCCCCCACGGCTACCAGGCCGAAAAGGTGGGCGTCATCGTCGGCTCGGGCATCGGTGGGATCTCCTCGCTGGAGGAGCAGCACCGCAAGGGCCTGGAGAAGGGATTCGACCGGCTCTCGCCCTTCTTCATCATCCAGATGATCATCAACATGGCGCCGGGCCTCATCTCCATGCGCTATGGGTGCAAGGGGCCCAACTGGTCGCCCGTGTCCGCCTGCGCCACCAGCGCGCACGCCATCGGCGAGGCGTGGAAGTCCATCCGCCTGGGCGAGTGCGACGCGGTCATCGCCGGTGGGGCCGAGGCCGCCATCACGCAGCTGGGCATGGGCGGCTTCTCGGTGATGAAGGCGCTGTCCAACCGCAACGATGATCCGACGCGCGCCAGCCGCCCGTTCGACAAGGAGCGCGACGGGTTCGTGATGGGCGAGGGCGCGGGCATCATCGTGCTCGAGGAGCTGGAGCACGCGAAGAAGCGCGGCGCCAACATCCTGGCGGAGCTGGTGGGCTATGGGGCCAACTCGGACGCGCACCACGTGACGCAGCCGGCCCCCGAGGGTGAGGGCGCGGCGCGCTGCATGCGCCTGGCGCTCGCCTCCGCGGGGATGAACCCCGAGGACGTGGGCTACATCAACGCGCACGGCACCTCGACGCCGTTCAACGACGCCAACGAGACCAAGGCCATCAAGACGGTCTTCGGCGCGCACGCCAGGAAGCTGCCCGTCTCCTCCACCAAGTCCATGACGGGCCACATGCTCGGCGCAGCCGGTGGCGCCGAGGCCGTGGTGAGCGTGATGACGCTGTCGCGCGGGGTCCTCCCGCCGACCATCAACCTGACCTCGCCGGATCCCGAGTGCGATCTGGACTACGTGCCCAACCAGGCGCGCGAGCAGCGCGTGGACTCGGTGATGAGCAACTCGTTTGGTTTTGGTGGCACCAACGCGGTGTTGGTGTTCAAGCGCTTCCGGTAG
- the fabD gene encoding ACP S-malonyltransferase, producing MSKIAFIFPGQGSQTVGMGKDLYEKFPEARAVFEAADEALGEKLTRLMFEGPEAGLKLTANTQPAILTVSVAAHAVFSKRGPAPAFVAGHSLGEYSALVVAGALSLPDAVRAVRARGSFMQEAVPEGVGAMAAILGLTPDKVKAACDEAAQGQVVSPANYNSPEQTVIAGNAQAVERAGAKCKELGAKRVMPLPVSAPFHCALMDPVKPRLAQVFSGVKVSAPSVPVVTNVEARPNADAARVVPLLLEQVSAPVRWIECVEALKAEGVTRLVELGPGKVLSGLTKRISKDLESFNVEDSASLEKVLAALGA from the coding sequence ATGTCGAAGATCGCGTTCATCTTCCCCGGCCAGGGCAGCCAGACGGTCGGTATGGGGAAGGACCTGTATGAGAAGTTCCCGGAGGCCCGGGCCGTCTTCGAGGCGGCTGACGAGGCGCTGGGCGAGAAGCTCACCCGGCTCATGTTCGAGGGCCCGGAGGCCGGGCTCAAGCTGACGGCCAACACGCAGCCGGCCATCCTCACGGTGTCGGTGGCGGCGCACGCCGTCTTCTCCAAGCGGGGCCCGGCGCCCGCGTTCGTCGCGGGACACTCCCTGGGCGAGTACTCGGCGCTGGTGGTGGCCGGCGCGCTGTCGTTGCCGGACGCGGTGCGGGCGGTGCGCGCCCGTGGCTCCTTCATGCAGGAGGCGGTGCCCGAGGGCGTGGGGGCCATGGCCGCCATCCTCGGCCTGACGCCGGACAAGGTGAAGGCGGCGTGTGACGAGGCGGCGCAGGGCCAGGTGGTGTCGCCCGCCAACTACAACTCGCCCGAGCAGACGGTCATCGCGGGCAACGCCCAGGCGGTGGAGCGCGCCGGGGCGAAGTGCAAGGAGCTGGGCGCCAAGCGCGTGATGCCGCTGCCCGTGTCCGCCCCCTTCCACTGCGCGCTGATGGATCCGGTCAAGCCGCGCCTGGCGCAGGTGTTCTCCGGGGTGAAGGTGTCCGCCCCGAGCGTGCCGGTGGTGACCAACGTGGAGGCGCGCCCCAACGCGGACGCGGCGCGCGTGGTGCCGCTGCTGCTCGAGCAGGTCAGCGCGCCGGTGCGGTGGATCGAGTGCGTGGAGGCGCTCAAGGCCGAGGGCGTCACGCGCCTCGTCGAGCTGGGCCCGGGCAAGGTGCTCAGCGGCCTCACCAAGCGCATCAGCAAGGACCTCGAGTCGTTCAACGTCGAAGACTCCGCGAGCCTGGAGAAGGTCCTCGCGGCCCTGGGAGCCTGA
- a CDS encoding YceD family protein, with translation MRVKIEEIRDEGLKLNERMSLEQLGTALEGSGFRATEPLAVSASLRKVGGGVLLQGQFTSRVTAACKRCLADAVLELPTSFTINLVPESLARGDDVLDEDEQEEKDRGQGESGGSFGLDDADEELFDGKVIDLEPIVREQVQLALPMNAVCREDCKGLCAQCGQNLNEKQCDCAEKYVDPRFAALKNIKLQG, from the coding sequence ATGCGCGTAAAGATTGAAGAGATTCGAGACGAAGGGCTCAAGTTGAACGAGCGGATGAGCCTGGAGCAGCTCGGCACCGCGCTCGAGGGCTCTGGTTTCCGTGCCACCGAGCCCCTGGCTGTTTCAGCCAGCCTGCGCAAGGTGGGTGGGGGCGTGCTGTTGCAGGGCCAGTTCACCTCGCGCGTGACGGCGGCGTGCAAGCGCTGCCTGGCCGACGCGGTGCTGGAGCTGCCCACTTCCTTCACGATCAACCTGGTGCCCGAGTCCCTGGCCCGGGGCGATGACGTCCTGGACGAGGACGAGCAGGAGGAGAAGGACCGGGGCCAGGGCGAGAGCGGTGGCTCGTTCGGGCTGGATGACGCCGACGAGGAGCTGTTCGACGGCAAGGTGATCGATCTGGAGCCCATCGTGCGCGAGCAGGTGCAGCTGGCGCTGCCGATGAACGCCGTGTGCCGCGAGGACTGCAAGGGCCTGTGCGCGCAGTGCGGTCAGAACCTCAACGAGAAGCAGTGCGACTGCGCGGAGAAGTACGTGGATCCGCGCTTCGCGGCGCTCAAGAACATCAAGCTCCAGGGCTGA